Proteins co-encoded in one Candidatus Thiodictyon syntrophicum genomic window:
- a CDS encoding IS4 family transposase: protein MHCGPQTSAVQRHVQNCTQQPEADVFFNLLTGPRLLERAAALAPPHRNRLFPPVKVLSMFCTQALSADGSCQEAVDAEALNRMAHGLPRCKSDTGGYCKARQRLPTEMPRTLARETGALVSDAIPQHWQWQNRRVWLVDGTIVSMPDTRANQIRWPQPATQAPGLGFPHCRLVGLIGLGSGALCDALIAPCEGKGSDEQTLLRQLLPRLKAGDILVGDAFFPTYFLLCALVAAGIDGVFEQYGARRRSTNFSVGQRRGPRDHLIVLPKPKRPEWLSPADYARVPATLTVRELAAGGKILVATLLCPSRYPKSAINALYRRRWSVELDLRNIKTTLGMDQLSCKTPAMVEKEIWIYLLAYNLIRLLMAQSALLADQIPRQLSFKHTVQLWTLWQPYRDALATASDLMALLAMMAEQRVGLRPGRIEPRALKRRPRNFPLLMEPRALARQDVRLHGHPKKAK, encoded by the coding sequence ATGCATTGCGGACCACAGACCAGCGCCGTTCAACGGCATGTCCAGAACTGCACGCAGCAGCCCGAGGCCGACGTCTTCTTCAACCTGCTGACCGGCCCGCGGTTGCTGGAGCGCGCCGCCGCATTGGCCCCACCCCATCGCAACCGCTTGTTTCCGCCTGTGAAGGTGCTGTCGATGTTCTGCACCCAGGCGCTGTCGGCGGACGGCTCGTGCCAAGAAGCCGTCGATGCCGAGGCGCTCAACCGGATGGCCCATGGTCTGCCGCGTTGCAAGAGCGACACCGGCGGCTATTGTAAGGCGCGCCAGCGCTTGCCGACGGAGATGCCCAGGACGCTGGCCCGTGAGACCGGCGCGCTGGTATCGGACGCGATCCCGCAGCACTGGCAGTGGCAGAACCGCCGGGTGTGGTTGGTCGATGGCACGATCGTGTCGATGCCCGACACCCGCGCGAACCAGATCCGTTGGCCGCAGCCCGCCACCCAGGCGCCGGGGTTGGGGTTTCCGCACTGCCGCCTGGTCGGGCTCATCGGCTTGGGCAGCGGCGCCCTGTGCGATGCCCTGATCGCCCCCTGCGAGGGCAAAGGCAGCGACGAGCAGACGTTGCTGCGCCAACTCCTCCCGCGCCTGAAAGCGGGCGATATCTTGGTCGGCGACGCGTTCTTTCCGACCTATTTCCTGCTGTGCGCGCTGGTTGCAGCCGGTATCGACGGCGTCTTCGAGCAGTACGGCGCGCGTCGGCGTAGCACGAATTTCTCTGTCGGTCAGAGGCGTGGCCCACGCGACCATCTCATCGTACTGCCTAAGCCGAAGCGTCCCGAGTGGCTGAGTCCAGCCGACTACGCCCGCGTGCCGGCCACTCTGACGGTGCGCGAACTGGCGGCCGGCGGCAAGATCCTGGTCGCGACCCTGTTGTGCCCCAGCCGCTATCCGAAGTCGGCGATCAACGCCCTCTACCGGCGGCGCTGGAGTGTCGAACTCGACCTGAGGAACATCAAAACCACCCTCGGGATGGACCAACTCTCCTGCAAAACCCCGGCGATGGTGGAGAAGGAGATCTGGATCTACCTGCTCGCCTACAATCTGATCCGTCTCCTGATGGCACAGTCGGCACTGCTGGCCGACCAGATCCCGCGCCAACTCAGCTTCAAGCACACCGTGCAACTGTGGACCCTGTGGCAACCGTACCGCGACGCCCTCGCCACGGCGTCCGATCTGATGGCCTTGCTGGCCATGATGGCGGAGCAGCGGGTCGGTCTGCGTCCCGGCCGCATCGAGCCACGGGCACTGAAACGACGACCGCGCAACTTCCCGCTGCTGATGGAGCCCCGGGCACTGGCCCGGCAGGACGTTCGACTCCACGGGCACCCCAAGAAAGCGAAGTGA
- a CDS encoding type II toxin-antitoxin system HicA family toxin, producing MGESYTAELVRQLKAAGCLLVKRGKGDHDIWESPISGRRFPVDSKILSRHTANGVLKQAGLPRAF from the coding sequence ATGGGGGAGAGCTATACAGCGGAACTCGTCCGGCAGCTCAAGGCCGCCGGTTGTTTACTGGTTAAACGGGGCAAGGGCGACCATGACATTTGGGAAAGTCCGATCAGCGGTCGCCGCTTTCCGGTAGATTCCAAAATCTTATCTCGACATACGGCGAATGGCGTTCTCAAGCAGGCCGGGCTTCCGCGTGCATTTTGA
- a CDS encoding DUF1902 domain-containing protein yields MSYEIRLEWDSEANVWYIEDSNVPGLVGEASSLEAMLALLRTRVPEMLEENGCPRDDDIPLRLLTTGHLAQLRVAA; encoded by the coding sequence ATGTCTTACGAAATTCGGCTCGAGTGGGATTCCGAGGCGAATGTTTGGTATATCGAGGACAGCAATGTTCCCGGGTTGGTCGGCGAAGCATCTTCTCTTGAAGCCATGCTGGCGCTCCTGCGGACTCGGGTTCCGGAAATGCTCGAGGAGAACGGATGTCCGCGGGATGACGATATCCCGTTGCGGCTGCTGACAACGGGGCATCTGGCGCAACTACGCGTGGCCGCTTGA
- a CDS encoding MerR family transcriptional regulator, with amino-acid sequence MLDTSSNSAEEAGTGELPAIPGKRYFTIGEVSELCGVKPHVLRYWEQEFPQLKPVKRRGNRRYYQRHDVLMVRQIRSLLYDQGFTIGGARQQLSGEGAKHDLTQTHQVLRQMRQELEEILHVLRR; translated from the coding sequence ATGCTGGACACGAGCAGCAATAGCGCGGAGGAGGCCGGGACCGGCGAACTGCCGGCGATCCCCGGCAAGCGCTATTTCACGATCGGCGAGGTCAGCGAGCTGTGCGGCGTCAAGCCGCACGTGCTGCGCTATTGGGAGCAGGAATTTCCCCAGTTGAAGCCGGTCAAGCGGCGCGGCAACCGGCGCTACTATCAGCGGCACGACGTCCTCATGGTGCGCCAGATCCGCTCCCTGCTCTACGACCAGGGCTTCACCATCGGCGGCGCCCGCCAGCAATTGAGCGGCGAGGGTGCCAAGCACGACCTCACCCAGACGCACCAGGTTTTGCGGCAGATGCGCCAGGAGTTGGAGGAGATTCTGCACGTCTTGCGGCGGTAG
- the ihfA gene encoding integration host factor subunit alpha has protein sequence MALTKADMAEHLFEELGLNKREAKDIVESFFEEIRKALERGEQVKLSGFGNFDLREKKERPGRNPKTGEEIPITARRVVTFRPGQKLKARVEAYAGHEQQ, from the coding sequence ATGGCGTTGACTAAGGCTGATATGGCAGAACACCTGTTCGAAGAGCTTGGGCTCAACAAGCGTGAGGCCAAGGACATCGTCGAAAGCTTCTTCGAGGAGATCCGCAAGGCACTGGAGCGCGGCGAGCAGGTCAAGCTCTCCGGCTTCGGGAACTTCGATCTGCGCGAGAAGAAAGAGCGCCCCGGGCGCAATCCCAAGACCGGCGAGGAGATCCCCATAACCGCCCGCCGCGTGGTGACCTTCCGTCCGGGCCAAAAGCTCAAAGCGCGGGTGGAAGCCTATGCTGGACACGAGCAGCAATAG
- the pheT gene encoding phenylalanine--tRNA ligase subunit beta, with the protein MRFSESWLREWVNPCIDTQTLADQLSMAGLEVDAIAPAAAAFSGVVVGLVLEVAPHPDAGKLHVCTVDLGQAAPLTIVCGAANVAAGMRVPVATIGAVMPGDFKIKRAKLRGVESFGMICSASELGLAETSSGILPLPAEAPVGADFRAWLGLDDACIEVDLTPDRGDCLSIAGLAWEVAAINDCPLTPVVVEPVAPASDDRFQVTLEAPEHCPRYACRIIRGIDPAAVTPLWMRERLRRGGIRAISPVVDVTNYVLLELGQPMHGFDLAHLEGEIRVRLAEPRERLHLLNGETIDLRPDTLVIADAVRPVALAGIMGGAGSAVESETRDILLESAFFAPAGISGKARSYGLHTDSSHRFERGVDPGLQVRALERATRLLVAIVGGEPGPVVDMTAAEHLPRRAPLTLRAARCAQVLGLELPPETIAGILKRLGMDLVPVAGGWQVTPPSGRFDLVHEVDLIADVGRIHGYDRIPVSHASSAAATRARPEAAFDLDRARLALVDRGFQEVITYSFVSPELQARVEPEVKGLALANPISAELSVMRPSLWPGLLHTARYNQARQQERVRIFETGLRFRPGPDGLSQEAAIGGLVIGPLDPEQWGAPTRPVDFFALKADVEALLALTGDLPGFSFVADQHPALHPGQSARIDYAGRPVGRLGMLHPALAADLDLTGDAFLFELEQAALTTGVLPRFAPISRYPAIRRDLAIVVDEGVAYADIAGCIRAGAGDLLRELVLFDVYAGENIGAGRKSLALGLILQVSSQTLTDEVVDEAVGRVLTRLESDFGARLRD; encoded by the coding sequence ATGCGTTTCAGTGAGTCCTGGCTGCGGGAATGGGTCAATCCCTGCATCGACACCCAGACCCTTGCGGACCAACTCAGCATGGCCGGCCTCGAGGTGGACGCGATAGCACCCGCCGCCGCGGCCTTCAGCGGTGTGGTGGTGGGCCTGGTGCTGGAGGTCGCGCCCCACCCGGACGCCGGCAAGCTCCATGTGTGCACGGTGGACCTGGGCCAGGCGGCGCCGCTGACCATCGTCTGCGGTGCGGCCAATGTCGCCGCGGGGATGCGGGTGCCGGTGGCGACCATCGGCGCCGTCATGCCCGGTGACTTCAAGATCAAGCGCGCGAAACTGCGCGGAGTCGAATCCTTCGGCATGATCTGTTCCGCCAGCGAACTGGGTCTGGCCGAAACCTCCAGCGGCATCCTGCCCCTGCCCGCCGAGGCGCCGGTGGGTGCCGATTTCCGCGCCTGGCTGGGGCTCGATGACGCCTGCATCGAGGTCGACCTGACGCCCGATCGGGGCGACTGTCTGTCCATCGCCGGCCTGGCCTGGGAGGTGGCGGCGATCAACGATTGCCCCCTGACCCCGGTGGTCGTGGAGCCGGTCGCGCCCGCGAGCGATGACCGCTTCCAGGTCACGCTGGAGGCGCCCGAACACTGCCCGCGCTATGCCTGCCGGATCATCCGCGGCATCGACCCGGCGGCTGTGACCCCGCTGTGGATGCGCGAGCGCCTACGCCGGGGCGGCATCCGTGCCATCAGCCCGGTGGTCGATGTGACCAACTATGTGCTGCTGGAGCTGGGTCAGCCCATGCACGGCTTCGACCTGGCGCACCTGGAAGGCGAGATCCGGGTGCGCCTGGCCGAGCCGCGCGAGCGCCTCCACCTGCTGAACGGCGAGACCATCGACCTGCGTCCGGATACCCTGGTGATCGCCGACGCCGTGCGCCCCGTGGCCCTGGCCGGGATCATGGGCGGCGCGGGCAGTGCTGTGGAGTCCGAGACCCGCGACATCCTGCTGGAGAGCGCCTTCTTTGCCCCCGCCGGGATCAGCGGCAAGGCGCGCAGCTATGGCCTGCACACCGATTCATCTCACCGCTTCGAGCGCGGCGTCGACCCGGGGCTCCAGGTCCGCGCGCTGGAGCGCGCCACCCGGCTCTTGGTCGCCATCGTCGGCGGCGAACCCGGTCCGGTGGTCGACATGACCGCGGCCGAGCACCTGCCGCGGCGTGCGCCCCTGACCCTGCGCGCCGCCCGTTGCGCCCAGGTCCTGGGGCTCGAACTGCCGCCGGAAACCATCGCCGGGATCCTGAAACGGCTTGGGATGGACCTGGTGCCGGTCGCCGGGGGCTGGCAGGTCACGCCGCCCAGCGGGCGCTTCGACCTGGTCCACGAGGTCGACCTGATCGCCGATGTCGGGCGCATCCACGGCTATGACCGCATCCCGGTCAGCCATGCGTCGTCCGCGGCGGCCACCAGGGCCAGACCGGAGGCCGCCTTCGACCTGGATCGGGCGCGCCTCGCCCTAGTCGACCGGGGATTTCAGGAGGTCATCACCTACAGCTTCGTAAGCCCAGAGCTGCAGGCCCGGGTGGAGCCCGAGGTCAAGGGGCTGGCCCTGGCCAATCCGATCAGCGCCGAGCTCTCGGTGATGCGCCCCTCACTGTGGCCCGGCCTGCTCCACACCGCCCGCTACAACCAGGCGCGCCAGCAGGAGCGGGTGCGGATCTTCGAGACCGGGCTGCGCTTTCGCCCCGGCCCCGATGGACTGTCCCAGGAGGCGGCGATCGGCGGCCTGGTCATCGGTCCCCTGGACCCGGAGCAATGGGGCGCGCCGACACGGCCGGTCGACTTCTTCGCGCTGAAGGCGGACGTGGAGGCCCTGCTCGCCCTGACCGGCGACCTGCCCGGTTTCAGCTTCGTCGCGGACCAGCACCCGGCCCTGCACCCCGGCCAGAGTGCCCGTATCGACTATGCCGGTCGGCCCGTCGGGCGCCTGGGGATGCTCCACCCGGCCCTGGCCGCGGACCTGGATCTGACCGGCGACGCCTTTCTCTTCGAGCTGGAACAGGCGGCCCTGACCACCGGCGTGCTGCCCCGCTTCGCCCCGATCTCGAGGTACCCGGCGATCCGCCGGGATCTCGCGATCGTGGTGGACGAGGGCGTCGCCTACGCCGACATTGCCGGCTGCATCCGGGCCGGCGCGGGCGATCTGCTGCGCGAACTGGTGCTGTTTGACGTCTATGCCGGGGAAAATATCGGAGCGGGGCGAAAAAGTCTCGCTTTGGGATTGATTTTACAAGTATCTTCTCAGACACTTACCGACGAGGTGGTGGATGAGGCGGTGGGGCGGGTGTTGACCCGTCTCGAGTCCGATTTTGGGGCACGACTGCGGGACTGA
- the pheS gene encoding phenylalanine--tRNA ligase subunit alpha → MPERSGLGIDPLREAALAAIAAVPDLAALDQVRVRYLGKSGDLTLLLKQLGGLPKEERPAAGQLINVAKDAVAQAIEARKSVLEEAALAARLAAGRVDVTLPGRGGRAGGLHPVTRTLRRIERLFADAGFAVAEGPEVETAYHNFEALNIPEHHPARAMHDTFYFDADLLLRTHTSPVQIRVMTEQAPPLKIIAPGRVYRCDSDLTHTPMFHQVEGLLVDEQVSFADLKGVLYDFLTNFFERDLKLRFRPSYFPFTEPSAEVDIACVMCGGAGCRVCKQTGWLEVLGCGMVYPEVFRHVGIDPDRYLGYAFGMGVERLAMLRYGIDDIRLYFENDLRFLRQFA, encoded by the coding sequence ATGCCTGAACGGTCCGGACTCGGAATAGACCCACTGCGTGAGGCGGCGCTCGCGGCCATTGCCGCGGTGCCGGACCTGGCCGCGCTGGATCAGGTACGCGTCCGCTATCTGGGCAAGAGCGGCGACCTGACGCTGCTGCTGAAGCAACTCGGCGGTCTGCCCAAGGAGGAGCGCCCCGCCGCGGGTCAGTTGATCAATGTGGCGAAGGACGCGGTCGCGCAGGCCATCGAGGCGCGCAAGTCGGTCCTGGAAGAGGCGGCCCTGGCGGCGCGTCTGGCGGCCGGGCGGGTGGATGTCACCCTGCCCGGACGGGGCGGGCGTGCGGGCGGCCTGCACCCGGTCACCCGGACCCTGCGGCGGATCGAGCGCCTCTTTGCCGACGCCGGCTTCGCGGTCGCCGAGGGACCGGAGGTGGAGACCGCCTACCACAACTTCGAGGCGCTCAACATCCCCGAGCACCACCCGGCCCGGGCGATGCACGACACCTTCTATTTCGACGCGGACCTGCTGCTGCGCACCCATACCTCGCCGGTGCAGATCCGGGTGATGACCGAGCAGGCCCCGCCGCTCAAGATCATCGCCCCCGGGCGGGTCTACCGCTGCGACTCGGACCTGACGCACACCCCGATGTTTCATCAGGTGGAAGGGCTCCTGGTCGATGAGCAGGTGAGCTTTGCGGATCTCAAGGGTGTCCTTTACGACTTCCTGACCAATTTCTTCGAGCGGGACCTGAAACTGCGCTTTCGTCCGTCCTATTTTCCGTTTACCGAGCCGTCGGCGGAGGTCGACATCGCGTGCGTCATGTGCGGCGGGGCCGGGTGTCGGGTGTGCAAACAGACCGGCTGGCTCGAGGTCCTGGGGTGCGGCATGGTGTACCCGGAGGTCTTCCGGCATGTCGGGATCGACCCGGACCGCTATCTCGGTTACGCCTTCGGGATGGGGGTGGAGCGTCTGGCGATGCTGCGTTACGGCATCGACGACATCCGCCTCTATTTCGAGAACGACCTGCGGTTCTTGCGGCAATTCGCGTGA
- the rplT gene encoding 50S ribosomal protein L20 translates to MPRVKRGVTAHARHKKIMKQAKGYYGARSRVFRVAKQAVIKAGQYAYRDRRQKKRQFRALWIARINAAARENGLSYSRLINGLKLAGVEVDRKMLADIAYHDSVAFGAIAEQAKGALAA, encoded by the coding sequence ATGCCACGCGTTAAACGGGGCGTAACCGCTCACGCCCGTCACAAGAAGATCATGAAGCAGGCGAAGGGCTACTACGGTGCCCGCAGCCGAGTCTTTCGTGTCGCCAAGCAGGCGGTCATCAAGGCCGGTCAATACGCCTACCGTGACCGCCGCCAGAAGAAGCGCCAGTTCCGCGCCCTGTGGATCGCCCGTATCAATGCGGCGGCCCGCGAGAATGGACTCTCCTACAGCCGGCTGATCAATGGTCTGAAGCTGGCCGGGGTCGAGGTGGATCGCAAGATGCTTGCGGACATCGCCTACCACGACTCGGTCGCCTTCGGCGCCATCGCCGAGCAGGCCAAGGGCGCCCTGGCGGCCTGA
- the rpmI gene encoding 50S ribosomal protein L35 — MPKIKTNRGAAKRFKRTSSGVKCYSSFRRHILTKKTTKRKRQLRSAKLIHASDLKSARRMIPYC; from the coding sequence ATGCCCAAGATCAAGACCAATCGCGGGGCGGCGAAGCGCTTTAAGCGCACGTCCTCCGGTGTCAAGTGCTACTCCTCCTTTCGGCGGCACATCCTGACCAAGAAGACAACCAAGCGGAAGCGTCAACTGCGTTCCGCCAAGTTGATTCATGCGTCGGATCTCAAGTCCGCGCGGCGGATGATCCCCTACTGCTGA
- the infC gene encoding translation initiation factor IF-3: MEEPAIAAPKRNRVNREINIPEVRLIGADGNQVGVVRVREALEMAEEAGMDLVEIVPTAEPPVCRLMDYGKFRFDQKKKQNEAKKKQKQVQIKEIKFRPGTDEGDYQVKLRNLIRFLEEGDKAKVTMRFRGREHAHRELGLELLKRVETDLAPHSIVEQQPQMEGRQMVMVLGPKKH; this comes from the coding sequence GTGGAGGAACCTGCAATCGCTGCACCAAAGAGAAACCGCGTCAATCGCGAAATCAACATCCCGGAAGTAAGGTTGATCGGCGCGGATGGCAACCAGGTTGGGGTCGTGCGGGTCCGCGAGGCCCTGGAGATGGCGGAAGAGGCGGGGATGGATCTCGTGGAGATAGTCCCGACCGCCGAACCCCCGGTATGCCGTCTCATGGACTACGGCAAGTTCCGCTTCGACCAGAAAAAGAAGCAGAACGAGGCCAAGAAGAAGCAGAAGCAGGTCCAGATCAAGGAGATCAAGTTTCGCCCAGGGACGGATGAAGGGGACTATCAGGTCAAACTGCGCAACCTGATCCGTTTCCTGGAAGAAGGGGATAAGGCGAAGGTCACCATGCGTTTTCGCGGGCGTGAACATGCGCACCGTGAGCTTGGGCTGGAATTGCTCAAGCGGGTGGAGACCGACCTCGCCCCGCACAGCATCGTGGAACAACAACCCCAGATGGAAGGACGCCAGATGGTGATGGTGCTGGGCCCCAAAAAACACTAA
- the thrS gene encoding threonine--tRNA ligase produces MPQISLPDGSVRPFDAPVSVLQVAAAIGPGLAKAALAGRVDGRLVDTSYVIENDATLAIVTAKDEADALELLRHDAAHVMAQAVQELFPGTQVTIGPAIENGFYYDFARAEPFVPEDLEKIEARMHEIVKRDLPITREVMDRDEAKRVFAALGETYKVEIIEDIIPVGEEVSIYRQGDWFDVCRGPHLPSTGKLGEGFKLTKVAGAYWRGDSKNAQLQRIYGTAWRDKKELRAYLTRLEEAEKRDHRKLGRQLDLFHFQDEAPGMAFWHHKGRIIYRLAEQYMREKLAEYGYEEVETPQVLDRSLWERSGHWDKFAGGMFTTQLDEHDYAIKPMNCPGHIQLYNQGLKSYRDLPLRMAEFGVVHRYEPSGTLHGLMRARRFTQDDAHIFCTEDQLQAEVATLIDMVFETYRDFGFEQVALALSLRPDQRVGSDDLWDKGEAALDKALRDKGLEFKVQPGEGAFYGPKIEFTLHDSIGRAWQCGTIQVDFSMPGRLGAHYIAEDNAKATPVMIHRAVLGSVERFIGILIEHYAGLLPLWLSPVQAVVLNITDAQAPYVTEVTNALRKKGFRVDADLRNEKIGFKIRAHTLQRVPYLLILGDREVEARTLTVRDRKGQDLGSFALDAFAQRLGDEVARRVHD; encoded by the coding sequence ATGCCCCAGATCAGTCTCCCCGACGGTTCAGTCCGTCCCTTCGATGCCCCGGTGTCCGTGCTTCAGGTGGCCGCCGCCATCGGTCCCGGCCTCGCCAAGGCGGCGCTGGCCGGGCGGGTGGACGGGCGTCTGGTCGATACCTCCTATGTGATCGAGAACGACGCGACCCTTGCCATCGTCACCGCCAAGGACGAGGCCGACGCGCTGGAACTGCTGCGCCACGACGCCGCCCATGTGATGGCCCAGGCGGTGCAGGAACTGTTCCCCGGCACCCAGGTGACCATCGGTCCGGCGATCGAGAACGGCTTCTACTACGACTTCGCCCGCGCCGAGCCCTTCGTCCCGGAGGACCTGGAGAAGATCGAGGCGCGGATGCATGAGATCGTCAAGCGCGATCTGCCGATCACCCGCGAGGTGATGGACCGCGACGAGGCCAAGCGGGTCTTCGCGGCCCTGGGCGAGACCTACAAGGTCGAGATCATTGAGGACATCATCCCGGTGGGGGAGGAGGTCTCGATCTACCGCCAGGGCGACTGGTTCGATGTCTGCCGCGGTCCACACCTGCCGAGCACCGGGAAGCTTGGCGAGGGCTTCAAGCTCACCAAGGTGGCCGGCGCCTACTGGCGCGGCGACTCCAAGAACGCCCAACTCCAGCGCATCTACGGCACCGCCTGGCGCGACAAGAAGGAACTGCGCGCCTACCTCACCCGCCTGGAGGAGGCCGAGAAGCGCGACCACCGCAAGCTCGGCCGGCAACTCGACCTCTTCCACTTCCAGGACGAGGCCCCGGGGATGGCCTTCTGGCACCATAAGGGCCGGATCATCTATCGCCTGGCCGAGCAGTACATGCGCGAGAAGCTCGCGGAGTACGGCTACGAGGAGGTGGAGACGCCGCAGGTCTTGGACCGCTCGCTCTGGGAGCGCTCCGGCCACTGGGACAAGTTCGCCGGCGGCATGTTCACCACCCAGTTGGACGAACACGACTACGCGATCAAGCCCATGAACTGCCCGGGGCATATCCAACTCTACAACCAGGGCCTGAAGAGCTACCGGGACCTGCCGTTGCGCATGGCCGAGTTCGGGGTGGTGCACCGCTACGAGCCTTCCGGTACTCTGCACGGGCTGATGCGCGCACGCCGTTTTACGCAGGACGACGCCCACATCTTCTGTACCGAGGACCAGCTCCAGGCGGAGGTGGCGACCCTGATCGACATGGTCTTCGAGACCTATCGGGACTTCGGTTTCGAGCAGGTGGCGCTGGCCCTGTCGCTGCGCCCCGACCAGCGGGTCGGCAGCGACGACCTGTGGGACAAGGGCGAAGCGGCGCTCGATAAGGCTTTGCGCGATAAGGGCCTGGAGTTCAAAGTCCAGCCGGGCGAGGGCGCCTTCTACGGCCCCAAGATCGAATTTACCCTGCACGACAGCATCGGGCGGGCCTGGCAGTGCGGTACCATCCAGGTCGACTTCTCCATGCCTGGGCGGCTCGGGGCGCACTATATCGCCGAGGACAACGCCAAGGCGACCCCGGTGATGATCCACCGCGCCGTCCTGGGGTCGGTGGAGCGTTTCATCGGCATCCTGATCGAGCACTATGCCGGGCTGCTGCCGCTGTGGCTGTCCCCGGTGCAGGCGGTGGTGCTCAATATCACCGACGCCCAGGCACCCTATGTGACCGAGGTGACTAACGCCTTGCGCAAAAAGGGCTTCCGTGTGGATGCGGACTTGAGAAACGAGAAGATCGGCTTTAAGATTCGCGCCCACACGCTGCAACGGGTACCCTATCTACTGATCCTGGGTGATCGCGAGGTGGAGGCCCGGACCCTGACGGTGCGTGACCGTAAGGGTCAGGACCTGGGCTCCTTCGCGCTCGACGCCTTTGCGCAGCGCTTGGGCGACGAGGTCGCGCGGCGGGTGCACGACTAA